Proteins from a single region of Electrophorus electricus isolate fEleEle1 chromosome 5, fEleEle1.pri, whole genome shotgun sequence:
- the LOC118240063 gene encoding pre-mRNA-processing factor 17-like → MHSMPAVTLSPSGKWLACQSMDNQILIFGAQNRFRLSKKKVFKGHMVAGYACQVDFSPDMSHVVSGDADGKLNIWDWKTTKLYHRIKAHDKVCISALWHPHETSKVITCGWDGQIKLWD, encoded by the exons GCAAATGGCTAGCCTGTCAGTCCATGGATAATCAGATCCTGATATTCGGAGCCCAGAATCGGTTCAGGCTCAGCAAGAAGAAAGTGTTTAAGGGCCACATGGTTGCCGGGTATGCCTGCCAGGTGGACTTTTCTCCCGATATGAG TCATGTGGTGTCTGGTGATGCGGACGGGAAGCTGAACATCTGGGACTGGAAGACCACCAAGCTGTACCACCGAATCAAGGCACACGACAAGGTGTGCATCAGCGCCCTCTGGCACCCCCACGAGACCTCCAAGGTCATCACCTGCGGCTGGGACGGACAAATCAAACTCTGGGACTAA